The following are encoded together in the Kribbella sp. CA-293567 genome:
- a CDS encoding DUF4135 domain-containing protein, with translation MTPEAGAALVSAIRAGRANGVLPPIVAVDADGLIRAERHLSGRADADLVAELLARPDFSGLLELLATLANGCTELRSTFPGVLAEGVLQPLNGALFGPLTGSAFLACLGGADSASRYNPRAEGVRFLAFLRTFLERLPADADRLWFDAQFPVTGLTAHDGETHNGRQRVLRVDFSDGRSVAYKPRPADVDRLFLARQSSVFALLNELPPASGSILLPLMEQLPGDGTYSWQEWIEPPAQWGVLRQRAGNSLSGARLDDAGVFWHRAGSLTAACFGFGITDLAEGNLAVGVRPGQPQPLMYPIDLELALVEVRRLPETGLVGGPDTPHHHVGLESEPRFCALDGPTLCLVEVGTDAAGRATALATRPRSAPWARQETRTVVADREGQLGYGAYPTRFLRGMFDAWTLLVGNVPKLQAVLEQPATTRVLLRSTSGYTEPLDDFLLTGAAPPDDFIPAEREQFLRYDVPYFYRSLRGGPLKHWDPATGASVETGHEVPPPLDWAGGLTLSRLGVALRDAVTPIAEQPIQLIDEHAHLVVRDPEHGAVGFDWPEANRRFIYQWHGQKLKLRLSALDELAAIRERLLKVDAVDASWRGPWADGAFQDEAIAERLAKLTTVASTWLRQVIEQHGWPGPLLVGEDAADAACRLVQHLDDQADFQRSCLELLTAAVDVPRSQVAYLTDTLRLAEDRPQVYGTKFRTVDGRLVPCALEDPGTVDERRSAVGLEPLAAYAARLQQRFPHATTTTEMAEDA, from the coding sequence TTCCACCTTCCCTGGCGTCCTGGCGGAGGGCGTTCTCCAACCGCTCAACGGCGCGCTGTTCGGGCCGCTGACCGGATCGGCCTTCTTGGCCTGTCTGGGCGGCGCGGACAGCGCGTCCCGGTACAACCCGCGGGCCGAGGGCGTTCGGTTCCTCGCCTTCCTGCGAACGTTTCTGGAGCGGTTGCCGGCCGACGCGGACCGGCTCTGGTTCGACGCGCAATTTCCGGTGACCGGCCTGACCGCGCACGACGGCGAGACGCACAACGGCCGCCAACGCGTACTCCGGGTGGACTTCTCCGACGGCCGCAGCGTCGCCTACAAGCCACGGCCCGCCGATGTCGACCGGCTCTTCCTTGCTCGGCAATCGTCCGTCTTCGCGCTGCTGAACGAGCTGCCACCGGCGTCAGGGTCGATCCTGCTGCCCTTGATGGAGCAGCTGCCCGGCGACGGAACCTACTCGTGGCAAGAGTGGATCGAGCCGCCGGCTCAGTGGGGAGTACTCCGACAGCGGGCCGGCAACTCGTTGTCCGGTGCGCGGCTCGACGACGCCGGGGTCTTCTGGCATCGGGCCGGTTCCCTGACGGCGGCCTGCTTCGGATTCGGCATCACCGACCTCGCCGAAGGCAACCTGGCCGTCGGTGTCCGGCCGGGGCAACCCCAACCGCTGATGTATCCGATCGACCTGGAACTGGCCCTGGTCGAGGTGCGCAGGCTGCCCGAGACCGGCCTGGTCGGCGGCCCGGATACTCCGCATCATCATGTCGGACTGGAGAGCGAGCCTCGCTTCTGCGCTCTGGACGGCCCGACTCTCTGCCTGGTCGAAGTCGGGACCGACGCGGCCGGGCGAGCGACTGCCCTTGCCACCCGGCCGCGGTCCGCGCCCTGGGCACGGCAAGAGACTCGGACGGTGGTCGCCGACCGAGAAGGACAGCTCGGGTACGGCGCCTACCCGACCCGGTTCCTCCGCGGCATGTTCGACGCCTGGACGCTGCTGGTCGGCAACGTGCCGAAGCTGCAGGCCGTCCTCGAGCAGCCGGCCACCACCCGGGTACTGCTCCGTTCCACCTCCGGCTACACCGAGCCTCTCGACGACTTCCTGCTGACCGGCGCCGCACCGCCGGACGACTTCATCCCGGCCGAGCGCGAACAGTTCCTGCGGTACGACGTCCCGTACTTCTACCGCTCCCTGCGAGGCGGCCCACTGAAGCACTGGGATCCAGCCACCGGCGCCTCAGTCGAAACAGGGCACGAAGTCCCACCGCCACTCGACTGGGCCGGCGGGCTCACCCTGTCCCGGCTGGGTGTCGCCCTTCGCGACGCCGTCACCCCGATCGCTGAGCAGCCGATCCAGCTCATCGACGAGCACGCCCACCTCGTCGTGCGCGATCCCGAACACGGCGCGGTCGGCTTCGACTGGCCAGAGGCGAACCGGCGATTCATCTACCAGTGGCACGGACAGAAGCTCAAGCTCCGACTGTCGGCACTCGACGAACTCGCCGCGATCCGCGAGCGTCTGCTGAAGGTCGACGCCGTCGATGCGAGCTGGCGCGGACCGTGGGCCGACGGCGCGTTCCAGGACGAGGCGATCGCCGAGCGGCTGGCCAAACTGACCACAGTCGCTTCGACCTGGCTGCGACAGGTGATCGAGCAGCACGGGTGGCCAGGGCCACTGCTCGTCGGCGAGGACGCCGCCGACGCGGCCTGCCGGCTCGTTCAGCATCTTGATGACCAGGCCGATTTCCAGCGGAGTTGCCTGGAGTTGCTGACCGCAGCGGTCGACGTACCCCGCTCGCAGGTCGCCTATCTCACCGACACCCTGCGGCTGGCCGAAGACCGGCCGCAGGTCTACGGCACCAAGTTCCGGACCGTGGACGGCCGGCTGGTGCCGTGCGCGCTGGAAGACCCCGGCACCGTCGACGAACGTCGTTCGGCTGTCGGTCTCGAGCCACTGGCCGCCTACGCCGCCCGGCTACAACAGCGGTTTCCACACGCGACGACGACAACCGAGATGGCGGAGGATGCATGA